The segment TGTCGTCGCGCTGCCCGAGGCCGAGGCGACGCGCGCGGCCGCGATCCTTCGCGAGGAGGGCGAGGCGGTGTACGAGATCGGCCGGATCGCCCGCGGCGACGGCGGCGTGGTGTTTCTCGACTAGAGAAAGCGGGTCAGCCCGCAAAGGAGTGGGAACGTGGCAGGACTGGCGCTCGTCAGCGTCTACGAGAAGGAAGGCATTGTGCCGTTTTGCGAAGCGTTGCGTGAGCTCGGTTTTGACATCCTCTCGACCGGCGGCACCGCAAGGCTGCTCGAGCAGTCTGGCATCCCCGTCACGCCCATCGAGGAGCACACCGGCTTTCCGGAGATCCTCGATGGGCGCGTGAAGACGCTCCACCCGCGCGTGCACGGCGGACTGCTGGCGCGCCGCGACGTGCCTGAGCATGTGGAGCAGATGAAGAAGCACGGCCTGAAGGCCATCGATCTCGTCGTCGTCAACCTGTACCCCTTCGCGAAAACCATCGCGCGCGAAGGCGTCACGGACGACGAGGCCATCGAGATGATCGACATCGGCGGGCCCGCGATGCTGCGCAGCGCGGCCAAAAATCACGAATTCGTGCTCCCCGTGATCGATCCCGCCGATTACCCGCGCGTCCTTGAGGCCCTGCGCCAGGGCGAGGTGTCGCGCGAGTTCCGCCGCGAGCTCGCGGCCAAGGTGTTTCGGACGCTCTCGCGCTACGATGCGCTCGTCGCCGACTATTTGGCGGGTGACCTCGCCCCTGAGGCCAAGGGGGAGGACGAGTGGCCGCAGGTGTTCCACGTGACGGGCGTCGCCAAGCAGGCTTTGCGCTACGGCGAGAACCCGCATCAGCGCGCCCACTTTTACATGGAGCCCAACGCCACGAAGGCCACCATCGCGCGAGCCGAGCAGCTTCAAGGCAAGGAACTTTCCTACAACAACATCCAGGATGCCGACAGCGCGCTTCAAATCCTCCGCGCGTTTGACGACTTCGGCGAGCCCATCGCCGTGGCGGTCAAGCACATGAACCCCTGCGGCATCGGCCGCGGCAGCACGCTATTCGAGGCGTTTGACCAGGCGTACGAGGCTGATCCCGTCTCCATTTTCGGCGGCATCGTCGCGCTGAACCGCGAGGTCGACCGCCGCCTCGCCGAGCGCCTCGCCGGCATCTTCCTCGAGATCATCATCGCGCCAACCTTCGCTGAGGAAGCGCGCGAGGTCCTGGCGAAGAAAAAGAATCTGCGCCTCTTGACGGTCGACATGTCTCAGCCCGTGTGGCCGTCAGGCGCCGTGACGTTCCGGCGCGTCACCGGGGGCTTTTTGGTCCAGTCGGTCGATCACGCCTCGGCCGATCCGAACGATTGGCGCGTCGTGACGAAGCGCGCACCGACCGACGCAGAGTACGAGGCGCTTCGCTTCGCCTGGCGCGCCGTCCAGTTCGTCAAGTCCAACGCCATTGTCGTGGCGGACGCCCAAAAAACGCTTGGCATCGGCGCAGGGCAGATGAACCGCGTGGGTGCGGCCGAGATCGCCCTGAAGCAGGCCGGTGCGCGCGCCAAGGGGGCCGTCCTCGCCTCCGACGCGTTCTTCCCGATGCGAGACACGGTCGAGGCTGCGGCGCGCGCGGGAATTGCCGCGATCGTCCAGCCGGGCGGCTCCATCCGGGATGAGGACAGCATTGCCGCCGCAGATGAGGCCGGGATCGCCATGGTGTTCACCGGCGAACGCCACTTCCTGCACTGAGGCGAGTCGAACACGGTCAAGGAGGAGAGACGATGGGAAACGCAGAGCGGCGCCCGCGCGTGCTCGTGGTGGGCCAAGGC is part of the Alicyclobacillus vulcanalis genome and harbors:
- the purH gene encoding bifunctional phosphoribosylaminoimidazolecarboxamide formyltransferase/IMP cyclohydrolase; translation: MAGLALVSVYEKEGIVPFCEALRELGFDILSTGGTARLLEQSGIPVTPIEEHTGFPEILDGRVKTLHPRVHGGLLARRDVPEHVEQMKKHGLKAIDLVVVNLYPFAKTIAREGVTDDEAIEMIDIGGPAMLRSAAKNHEFVLPVIDPADYPRVLEALRQGEVSREFRRELAAKVFRTLSRYDALVADYLAGDLAPEAKGEDEWPQVFHVTGVAKQALRYGENPHQRAHFYMEPNATKATIARAEQLQGKELSYNNIQDADSALQILRAFDDFGEPIAVAVKHMNPCGIGRGSTLFEAFDQAYEADPVSIFGGIVALNREVDRRLAERLAGIFLEIIIAPTFAEEAREVLAKKKNLRLLTVDMSQPVWPSGAVTFRRVTGGFLVQSVDHASADPNDWRVVTKRAPTDAEYEALRFAWRAVQFVKSNAIVVADAQKTLGIGAGQMNRVGAAEIALKQAGARAKGAVLASDAFFPMRDTVEAAARAGIAAIVQPGGSIRDEDSIAAADEAGIAMVFTGERHFLH